The following are from one region of the Paenalkalicoccus suaedae genome:
- a CDS encoding LacI family DNA-binding transcriptional regulator — protein sequence MTVTIKDIAKSAGVSYSTVSKALRNSSLVKQPTKEKIRAIALELGYEPNLAAQVLVSRKTFTIGVVWPSVDREMQAALITLLNNQLEEEGYTTLISINDISRSVKAFQRLQVDAMLIFDDQQHQDTLPKTTIPTVLFGLKERSQFPVIDVNRHEAVKKITEYVIEEGALSILYAGLTEGEDPLQAAKFEGFLAATSSLQGATAVYNTKGLNRLDGYKAMKAILQLGSPPHAIIFGSYDLTVGAIDAIHELNITKTNHLRIASYDNMSGHHELTFPVLFTGVPLTIIVETLVDKLLQAADGQPVTSISLDPVIHPSDIL from the coding sequence ATGACTGTCACAATTAAAGATATTGCCAAATCTGCTGGAGTCAGTTACTCTACGGTCTCTAAAGCTTTACGGAATAGTTCTCTTGTTAAGCAACCGACAAAAGAAAAAATTCGTGCCATCGCATTGGAACTTGGCTATGAGCCTAATCTGGCGGCGCAAGTGCTCGTTTCTAGAAAAACGTTTACGATTGGGGTCGTCTGGCCAAGCGTGGATCGCGAGATGCAGGCTGCATTGATTACACTTTTGAATAATCAACTTGAAGAAGAAGGGTATACGACTCTCATTTCTATTAATGATATTTCTCGCTCTGTTAAAGCTTTTCAACGACTCCAGGTTGATGCAATGCTCATTTTTGACGACCAGCAGCATCAGGATACGCTACCGAAAACAACAATCCCGACAGTGCTATTTGGCTTAAAAGAAAGAAGCCAATTTCCTGTGATAGATGTCAATCGGCATGAGGCCGTCAAAAAAATTACGGAATACGTAATAGAGGAAGGTGCCCTTAGCATTCTCTATGCAGGGTTAACAGAGGGGGAAGACCCGCTTCAAGCAGCTAAATTTGAAGGGTTTTTAGCTGCCACATCATCCTTGCAAGGAGCGACTGCTGTATATAACACAAAAGGATTAAATCGCCTTGATGGATATAAAGCAATGAAAGCAATCCTGCAATTAGGAAGTCCACCACATGCCATTATTTTTGGAAGCTATGATTTAACGGTTGGGGCTATAGATGCCATACATGAGTTAAATATCACAAAGACTAACCATTTGCGTATAGCAAGCTACGATAATATGTCTGGACACCATGAACTGACATTCCCGGTGTTATTCACTGGCGTTCCATTAACCATTATTGTTGAAACGCTCGTAGATAAATTGTTGCAAGCTGCTGATGGACAACCTGTCACCTCCATTTCTCTTGATCCGGTTATCCATCCTTCCGATATCCTTTAA
- the uxaC gene encoding glucuronate isomerase, whose translation MTSFIHENFMLQNEPAIRLYHDYAKKMPIIDFHCHLNPKEIRENHQFTTISEIWLYGDHYKWRAMRAAGFTEDQITGSQSDKQLFSNWSKTVPQTIGNPLYHWTHLELKRYFDLDELLNEHRSEYIWKETNERLQSGTLNVQDILQQSQVKAIFTTDDPCDDLAHHQSIAKKEDIEVFVKPTFRPDKAIEIGASGFAPYMNKLENVTGMAITHISDLLAALTKRMDAFEELDCRASDHGIQTLPFQPCAEEEAAEIFKKRHEGKSLTTTEIEQFKTYMLLFLGKEYHRRGWVMQLHIGAIRNNNHRQFDKLGPDTGFDSIHDFNLAEPLNGFLNNLDVTDQLPKMIIYPLNPIHSEVVATAIGNFQSSGIRGKLQLGSGWWFNDQKMGMRKQLTDLSNHGLLSTFVGMLTDSRSFLSFTRHEYFRRILCTMIGEWVMAGEVPEDYELLGNIIKDICYYNAVEFFDLDEIKS comes from the coding sequence ATGACATCATTTATCCACGAGAACTTCATGCTTCAAAATGAACCAGCTATAAGACTGTATCACGACTATGCAAAAAAGATGCCAATAATTGATTTTCACTGTCACCTTAACCCAAAGGAGATAAGGGAAAATCATCAATTTACTACGATATCGGAGATATGGCTTTATGGAGATCATTATAAATGGCGTGCTATGCGAGCGGCAGGGTTTACAGAAGATCAAATTACCGGTAGTCAATCTGATAAACAACTATTTAGTAACTGGTCTAAAACGGTCCCACAGACGATTGGGAATCCTTTGTATCATTGGACTCATCTCGAGCTAAAACGGTATTTTGACCTAGATGAACTACTAAATGAACACCGTTCAGAGTATATTTGGAAAGAAACAAATGAGCGCCTTCAATCAGGCACATTAAACGTTCAGGATATTTTACAGCAGTCACAAGTAAAAGCTATTTTTACAACCGATGATCCTTGTGACGACCTTGCTCATCACCAATCAATAGCAAAAAAAGAAGATATAGAGGTTTTTGTAAAGCCAACATTTAGACCAGATAAAGCAATCGAAATTGGGGCGAGCGGCTTTGCCCCATATATGAATAAACTAGAGAACGTAACAGGCATGGCAATTACACATATAAGTGATCTTCTTGCTGCCCTTACAAAAAGAATGGATGCTTTTGAGGAACTAGACTGCCGGGCTTCTGACCATGGTATTCAGACCTTACCATTTCAACCGTGCGCCGAGGAAGAGGCGGCAGAAATTTTTAAGAAAAGGCATGAGGGGAAATCACTTACCACCACGGAAATCGAACAGTTTAAAACATATATGCTCCTTTTCCTAGGAAAAGAATATCACCGCAGGGGCTGGGTAATGCAGCTGCATATAGGGGCAATACGAAATAATAACCACCGACAATTTGATAAGTTGGGACCAGATACTGGATTTGATTCCATTCATGATTTTAATTTAGCTGAACCACTTAATGGCTTTTTAAACAATTTGGACGTGACAGACCAGCTACCAAAAATGATTATTTATCCACTTAACCCTATTCATAGCGAGGTTGTTGCAACAGCAATCGGCAACTTCCAATCTTCAGGCATTCGTGGAAAGCTTCAATTAGGCTCGGGGTGGTGGTTTAATGATCAGAAAATGGGCATGAGAAAGCAATTAACTGACTTATCCAATCATGGTTTGCTCAGCACATTTGTCGGAATGTTAACGGATTCACGTAGCTTCCTGTCCTTCACACGCCATGAATACTTTCGTCGTATCCTTTGTACGATGATTGGAGAGTGGGTGATGGCAGGAGAGGTACCTGAAGATTACGAGCTTTTAGGAAATATAATAAAAGATATTTGCTATTACAATGCTGTAGAATTCTTTGATCTTGATGAGATCAAATCGTGA
- a CDS encoding tagaturonate reductase codes for MKQLSKQMLHTQTGMTIKRGPEKILQFGKGNFLRGFFNWLLEGLNRETDYAGSTVIYQPNPGGSTHDYLKAQDYLYTVCLQGMVDRAAHEEYTLITSVSRTLAYQEWNEVIKLARSPELEVIVSNTTEAGLTYQKQACPINGAIPSTFPAKLTSLLYERFKAFEGIGGGIDILPCELVQKNGDNLKEMVCQHAADWDYDKSFYHWLTKENDFCNTLVDRIVTGYPKEDAAAFFDAIGYEDRGLVIGEPYHLFVIEGQERIRHRLPFAETDFNVRWGNVKKHSDIKVRLLNAPHTIMTSLFFPAGYHLVRDVMESDLSSPVMEEVFHELAASLPYSNEEKHTFIEDVQARFCNPYNDHYLHAISMSGVSKFKTRILPAIREKSVVDISDLYALALAGLLQMFRPSKKNESVYFGKRMEEFYPLYESETILLELDRFWTDYQKHGNFKKLVEDVLSSHLIWEEDARWLGNLTEPVTSYLNESLKSNMVTIIKKRPHT; via the coding sequence ATGAAGCAACTATCAAAGCAAATGTTGCATACACAAACAGGCATGACAATAAAGCGGGGACCAGAAAAGATCCTCCAGTTTGGAAAAGGAAACTTTTTACGTGGTTTTTTCAACTGGCTCTTAGAAGGCCTTAATCGCGAGACGGATTATGCGGGAAGTACCGTTATATATCAGCCTAATCCTGGTGGAAGTACACATGATTATTTAAAGGCGCAGGATTATTTATATACCGTATGTCTACAAGGGATGGTGGATAGGGCGGCACATGAGGAATACACTCTCATCACGTCTGTTTCTAGAACACTGGCCTATCAGGAATGGAATGAGGTAATCAAGCTCGCTCGCTCACCAGAGCTTGAAGTAATTGTTTCCAATACCACGGAAGCAGGGCTAACGTATCAAAAACAAGCGTGTCCTATTAATGGCGCTATCCCCTCTACCTTCCCTGCAAAACTAACGAGTTTATTATATGAACGTTTTAAGGCTTTTGAAGGTATCGGAGGCGGAATTGATATTTTACCGTGTGAGTTGGTGCAAAAAAATGGAGATAACCTAAAGGAAATGGTTTGTCAGCACGCCGCTGATTGGGACTACGATAAATCGTTTTATCACTGGCTGACTAAAGAAAATGACTTTTGCAATACACTTGTAGATCGGATTGTAACGGGCTACCCAAAAGAGGATGCAGCTGCCTTCTTTGATGCAATAGGCTACGAGGACAGGGGGCTTGTCATTGGAGAACCCTACCATCTTTTTGTTATAGAAGGGCAGGAACGAATACGTCATCGTCTCCCATTTGCAGAAACCGACTTCAACGTGAGGTGGGGTAATGTAAAAAAACATAGTGACATAAAGGTTCGTCTATTAAACGCCCCACACACGATAATGACATCACTATTTTTCCCGGCAGGGTATCATTTAGTAAGAGATGTAATGGAAAGTGACTTATCAAGTCCTGTGATGGAGGAAGTATTTCATGAACTAGCTGCTTCTCTCCCATATTCAAATGAGGAGAAGCATACTTTTATAGAGGACGTACAAGCTCGCTTTTGCAATCCTTATAATGACCATTACCTTCATGCCATTTCTATGAGTGGTGTCAGCAAATTCAAGACACGAATTCTTCCGGCTATTCGAGAGAAGAGCGTGGTTGACATATCGGACCTTTACGCTTTAGCACTTGCAGGGTTACTACAAATGTTTAGGCCTTCTAAAAAAAATGAAAGCGTTTATTTTGGGAAGAGAATGGAAGAGTTCTATCCGTTATATGAATCAGAAACGATTTTACTAGAACTAGATCGCTTTTGGACCGATTACCAAAAGCACGGCAATTTTAAAAAACTTGTTGAGGATGTGTTAAGCAGTCACCTCATATGGGAAGAAGATGCCCGCTGGCTCGGGAATCTGACAGAGCCTGTTACTAGCTATTTAAATGAATCGTTAAAGAGCAATATGGTGACCATTATTAAAAAACGACCCCATACCTAA
- a CDS encoding Gfo/Idh/MocA family protein yields MSKKSYVLVGTGGRAEFFYGALVTDYQATGELKAFCDVNQTRMDYANGLLEKTYRHPRVNTYTADRFDDMIHNERPDYVIVTTVDRTHHRYIIRAMELGCHVITEKPMTVDEEKCQEILDTVKRTGKEVRVTFNYRYAPHNTKIRELIQDDVIGEVTSVHFEWALDTQHGADYFRRWHRNKQNSGGLLVHKSTHHFDLVNFWLNSEPKTVFASGGLRFYGKDNAEKRGVKHFYQRAYGSEHAKEDPFALHLDQNEHLKSMYLDAEMEDGYQRDQSVFGDGIDIEDTLAVNVVYKNKAVLSYSLNAYQSWEGFHVILNGTKGRLEAKVVERSYVNSGGKKADEGALEERKLMVMPMFSESYEVEMEEGVGGHGGGDPILLNDIFGEPVQDRFNRAANHIDGAKSILTGIAGNYSLKREQAIRVDSLLDFN; encoded by the coding sequence ATGAGCAAAAAATCGTATGTACTAGTAGGTACAGGTGGTCGCGCAGAATTTTTTTACGGGGCACTAGTAACTGATTATCAAGCAACAGGAGAATTGAAAGCATTCTGCGACGTTAACCAAACACGAATGGACTATGCGAATGGTTTGTTAGAAAAAACTTATCGGCATCCGAGAGTTAATACGTATACAGCAGATCGGTTTGACGACATGATTCATAACGAGAGACCGGATTATGTGATCGTTACAACGGTAGACCGTACCCACCACCGATACATCATCCGTGCGATGGAATTAGGTTGCCATGTAATAACCGAAAAGCCGATGACCGTAGACGAAGAAAAGTGTCAAGAAATACTTGATACGGTTAAGCGGACAGGCAAAGAGGTACGTGTGACCTTTAATTACAGGTACGCACCTCACAATACAAAGATTCGTGAATTGATTCAGGATGATGTTATTGGGGAAGTAACATCTGTTCATTTTGAATGGGCACTTGATACACAGCACGGGGCTGACTATTTTAGAAGATGGCACAGAAACAAACAAAACAGCGGTGGACTATTAGTACATAAGTCCACTCATCACTTTGATCTTGTGAACTTTTGGTTAAATTCTGAGCCCAAAACAGTATTTGCCTCTGGCGGACTACGCTTTTATGGAAAGGATAATGCCGAAAAAAGAGGTGTGAAACATTTTTATCAGCGAGCCTACGGTAGTGAGCATGCGAAGGAGGATCCTTTCGCTCTTCATCTCGACCAAAACGAACACCTAAAATCAATGTATCTAGATGCGGAAATGGAAGATGGTTATCAGAGGGATCAAAGCGTATTTGGAGATGGAATTGACATTGAAGATACGCTTGCAGTTAATGTCGTTTATAAAAACAAGGCAGTATTAAGCTATTCTCTTAATGCGTATCAGTCCTGGGAAGGATTTCATGTTATTTTAAATGGAACAAAAGGTCGCCTAGAAGCTAAGGTGGTAGAGCGTTCGTACGTTAATTCAGGAGGAAAGAAAGCTGATGAGGGTGCACTTGAAGAGCGGAAATTAATGGTTATGCCAATGTTTTCAGAGTCCTATGAAGTGGAAATGGAGGAGGGCGTTGGTGGTCACGGTGGTGGAGATCCAATTCTATTAAATGATATATTCGGAGAGCCCGTTCAAGATAGATTTAATCGTGCTGCCAACCATATCGATGGGGCAAAGTCGATTTTGACAGGTATTGCTGGAAATTACTCCCTTAAAAGAGAGCAAGCCATTCGAGTAGACTCTCTTTTAGATTTTAACTAG
- a CDS encoding DUF1961 family protein, with protein sequence MTHSQELVTYDHDFSDNSVFDDWIFEGPGKGTIESGRLVLESTVDAEAYEDHAHWVLWCKQRFSDHIKIEWTFLPLEEPGLCMIFFSADGKDQLDLFDSSLSKRTGYYPQYHSSDIHALHLSYFRHRHPEERHFRTCNLRKSAGFHLCKTAADPLPPAKDALEPYRMKLIKSGKKVSFSINDFPVLDWEDDGKEYGPTLKEGYIGFRQMAPMRAAYSDFSVTSISPRDT encoded by the coding sequence ATGACACATTCGCAAGAGCTTGTAACCTACGATCATGATTTTTCTGACAATAGCGTGTTTGATGATTGGATATTTGAAGGACCTGGAAAGGGAACGATTGAATCAGGGCGGCTTGTTCTTGAAAGTACAGTTGATGCAGAGGCTTACGAGGATCATGCTCATTGGGTGCTTTGGTGTAAGCAACGATTCAGCGATCACATCAAAATCGAATGGACGTTTTTACCGCTTGAAGAACCAGGATTGTGTATGATTTTTTTCTCGGCGGATGGTAAGGATCAGCTAGATCTCTTTGATTCGTCCTTATCAAAGCGAACTGGCTATTATCCGCAGTATCATTCAAGTGATATTCACGCGCTACATCTGTCTTACTTTAGGCACCGGCACCCTGAAGAACGTCATTTCCGAACGTGCAACCTCCGTAAAAGCGCAGGTTTTCACCTGTGCAAAACGGCAGCAGACCCTCTCCCGCCGGCAAAGGATGCTCTAGAGCCTTACCGAATGAAGCTCATTAAATCTGGCAAGAAGGTGTCCTTCTCTATTAACGACTTTCCTGTGCTTGATTGGGAGGATGATGGCAAGGAATATGGGCCAACTCTCAAAGAGGGGTATATCGGATTTCGTCAAATGGCGCCGATGAGAGCGGCCTACAGTGATTTTAGCGTTACTTCCATTTCTCCAAGAGATACATGA
- a CDS encoding DeoR/GlpR family DNA-binding transcription regulator — protein MLSIERYEKIMNELDKNGTVRVSFLSKALHVTNKTIRIDLEHLEEKGLLQRIHGGAILPKSENQLLPIKDRQEDLTDVKHAIALEAIKEIQDGDTILIDGGSTTYAFAKALPDIPITVITNDIHIASAILRKSQIQLMVTGGTRIGESAALFGSEAERMLQHIRVNKIFFGTTGLSLEGGLTVFNAIHADWKRKALNCSKKYILLADASKFDKDALIQFSSIEQVGTIITDDQLSEEIATRYKSKGIHLIIASGGKE, from the coding sequence ATGTTATCAATTGAACGATACGAAAAAATCATGAATGAACTCGATAAAAACGGTACCGTCCGCGTATCTTTTTTGAGTAAAGCACTACATGTTACCAACAAGACAATTCGTATTGACTTAGAACACTTGGAAGAAAAGGGGCTTCTCCAACGTATACACGGCGGCGCTATCCTTCCAAAAAGTGAGAATCAACTACTTCCAATAAAGGATCGACAAGAGGATCTCACTGATGTCAAGCATGCCATAGCGCTTGAGGCCATTAAAGAGATACAGGACGGCGATACGATCCTTATTGATGGGGGAAGTACAACATACGCCTTTGCTAAAGCCCTGCCAGACATTCCGATCACCGTTATTACAAACGATATTCATATCGCCTCCGCTATCTTAAGGAAAAGTCAGATTCAACTGATGGTCACGGGTGGAACGAGAATTGGGGAATCAGCTGCCTTGTTTGGTTCTGAAGCAGAAAGAATGCTTCAACATATACGCGTCAATAAAATATTTTTTGGTACGACTGGTCTGTCTTTAGAGGGCGGTCTCACCGTGTTTAATGCTATCCATGCCGATTGGAAGCGTAAAGCACTAAACTGCTCCAAAAAGTATATTCTGCTAGCTGATGCGAGTAAATTTGATAAGGATGCGCTTATTCAATTCTCATCCATTGAACAAGTAGGGACGATTATTACAGACGATCAGCTTTCCGAAGAAATAGCTACTCGCTATAAGAGTAAAGGCATTCACCTTATTATTGCGTCAGGGGGAAAAGAATAA
- a CDS encoding sugar phosphate isomerase/epimerase family protein — protein MSVGLLAHLYGQRPATDLAARIGKKGFTQIQLALWKALDDADFSEPGKLSPALAMDIGKSFEKQGISIAVLASYLHLHETDEASRSKTIARYKECIRYARFFGAPMVGTETGPAEEGGSEAEWNRLVQNVQELVKEAEQWGVFLALEAANGHLLHTAKQLRWLLDQVDSSNIGVILDPGNLMTEVNFKQQDDIIEEAFDLLGDRILAAHAKDRRFGEDGTLEVVPAGQGTMNYELYMKRLRAYKPGVPIILEECSPEEMRASKRYVESFLHN, from the coding sequence ATGTCAGTAGGATTGCTCGCACATTTGTATGGTCAGCGTCCAGCCACAGACTTAGCAGCTCGAATTGGAAAGAAGGGATTTACTCAGATACAGCTTGCTTTGTGGAAAGCTCTGGACGATGCTGATTTCAGTGAACCAGGTAAGCTGAGTCCGGCACTTGCAATGGACATCGGTAAATCATTCGAAAAACAAGGAATATCCATCGCTGTTTTAGCGTCCTACCTTCATCTTCATGAAACAGATGAAGCCTCCCGATCTAAAACGATAGCACGGTATAAAGAATGTATTCGTTATGCTCGATTTTTTGGAGCGCCGATGGTTGGGACAGAAACAGGTCCTGCCGAAGAAGGGGGTTCAGAAGCCGAATGGAACCGACTCGTTCAAAATGTACAAGAGCTTGTTAAAGAGGCGGAACAATGGGGAGTGTTTTTAGCGCTGGAAGCGGCTAATGGTCATCTCCTCCATACAGCCAAGCAGTTAAGATGGTTGCTAGATCAAGTGGATTCTTCCAATATAGGAGTCATCTTGGATCCTGGTAATTTAATGACGGAAGTTAACTTTAAACAGCAGGATGACATTATAGAAGAGGCATTTGACCTATTGGGAGATCGCATTTTGGCTGCTCATGCAAAGGATAGAAGATTTGGGGAAGACGGTACATTGGAGGTTGTCCCAGCGGGTCAAGGAACGATGAATTATGAACTATACATGAAAAGGCTCCGTGCATATAAGCCTGGTGTTCCTATTATTCTTGAAGAATGCTCCCCAGAAGAGATGAGGGCTTCAAAGCGCTATGTGGAATCCTTTTTACACAACTAA
- a CDS encoding rhamnogalacturonan lyase — MEGKGGDYVINLVEKDVSPDRIAIKWERVADAEYYRLAWSDKMTGQMKLKTVQEVTEPHTVLHLSTHSKQYLQIVALKDGEEYDHSEILTVEAVNPKTIQLEYLDRGLLAVPTNEGIFLSWRLLVSEVQKALPEGLQAGDFVVYRNGERLVEVTDSTNYLDKHGTRKDSYQVSLIMNEKEHEPCTAVTPWENAYVDVPLQKPKDGVTPVGEAFTYHANDLSVGDVDGDGEYELIVKWDPSNSKDVSHTGYTGPTLIDAYKLDGTQLYRIDIGKNIRSGAHYTQFLVADFDGDGKAELMFKTAPGTHTIRNGETVFITMPDEDIKAGYAHQDDYRMSTDDYRHYLKNRFMNWHRHPEVTGGRWPSTLEECFGIDKKYDYPLSEENALEMVTYFMEDYAKSRSERNNLSAFEGFIVEGPEYLTVFEGETGRELQTIRYKPGRFDDGLMWGDYAMSHIEPGNRVDRFLGGVVYLDGERPSAVFARGYYTRACVVAYDWDGTSLKERFVTDSGWTPMTNPFNDNPHLVEGEDAHHGALSTQGAHFLTIADVDFDGKQEIIYGGATIDHDGSLLYSSSDTLPEQSAKPGAVAKLGHGDAIHVATIIPDRPGQEIFMVHEGGTWAPYGYALRQAEDGRVLYGEYSGYDTGRGMIGDVIPGQRGLETWAEGLFTAEGTKMSKEMPGTNMSIRWKGDMSTQIIEGAQGDAPVIMDWLRGEQLKAEGTVTNNGTKGNPGLVADLFGDWREELLVPLKDSSAIRIFTNTEITDRKMYTLMHDSQYRAGTANQNICYNQPAYPSFYFASDIDWGNVPIPRVTLPRSKEKE, encoded by the coding sequence ATGGAAGGTAAGGGAGGGGACTATGTGATTAATCTTGTAGAAAAAGACGTATCGCCAGACCGTATAGCGATAAAATGGGAACGAGTAGCAGATGCAGAGTATTATCGGCTTGCTTGGTCCGATAAAATGACAGGCCAAATGAAGCTAAAAACGGTGCAAGAAGTGACGGAGCCCCACACCGTATTACATCTGAGTACACATAGTAAGCAGTATTTACAGATTGTTGCTTTGAAAGATGGAGAAGAGTACGATCACTCAGAGATTTTGACAGTAGAGGCTGTCAATCCTAAAACCATTCAACTGGAGTATCTGGATCGCGGTTTACTCGCCGTCCCTACAAATGAAGGAATTTTTCTTAGCTGGCGACTTCTTGTAAGTGAAGTACAAAAAGCTTTACCAGAAGGTCTTCAGGCAGGTGATTTTGTTGTTTATCGTAATGGTGAGCGTCTCGTTGAAGTGACGGATAGCACGAATTATTTGGATAAGCATGGAACTAGGAAAGACAGCTATCAAGTCTCCCTAATAATGAACGAAAAAGAACATGAGCCTTGTACAGCAGTAACGCCATGGGAGAATGCGTATGTAGACGTTCCATTACAAAAGCCAAAAGATGGGGTTACACCTGTTGGGGAAGCGTTTACCTATCATGCTAACGATCTAAGTGTAGGAGATGTAGATGGAGACGGCGAATATGAGCTAATCGTGAAATGGGATCCATCCAATTCTAAAGATGTTTCTCACACTGGCTATACGGGGCCTACCTTGATAGACGCATATAAGCTTGACGGTACGCAGCTTTACCGAATTGATATAGGTAAAAATATTCGCTCGGGGGCACACTACACGCAATTCCTTGTAGCAGATTTTGATGGAGATGGGAAAGCGGAGCTTATGTTTAAAACGGCTCCTGGCACACACACAATCCGAAATGGAGAAACAGTATTTATTACAATGCCAGATGAGGATATAAAGGCAGGCTATGCTCATCAGGATGATTACAGAATGAGCACAGATGATTACCGCCACTATTTAAAAAACAGGTTTATGAATTGGCATAGGCATCCTGAAGTTACAGGAGGCAGATGGCCTTCGACCCTCGAGGAATGCTTCGGGATCGATAAAAAATATGATTATCCACTTTCGGAAGAGAACGCGCTGGAAATGGTGACATATTTCATGGAGGACTACGCTAAATCTAGAAGCGAAAGAAATAACCTTTCCGCTTTTGAAGGTTTTATTGTGGAGGGACCAGAGTATTTAACTGTATTTGAAGGGGAAACAGGGCGAGAGCTTCAGACCATACGTTATAAACCCGGTCGTTTTGACGACGGGTTAATGTGGGGCGATTATGCCATGTCACATATCGAGCCGGGGAATCGCGTCGATCGGTTTCTAGGGGGGGTTGTGTATCTAGATGGGGAGCGGCCCTCGGCTGTGTTTGCTAGAGGATATTACACGAGGGCATGTGTCGTGGCATATGATTGGGATGGGACCAGCTTAAAGGAGCGATTTGTGACGGATAGCGGTTGGACTCCAATGACAAATCCCTTTAACGATAATCCTCATCTTGTAGAAGGAGAAGATGCTCATCACGGTGCATTAAGCACACAAGGGGCACACTTCTTAACAATCGCAGATGTTGATTTTGACGGTAAGCAGGAGATTATTTACGGTGGGGCTACAATTGACCATGACGGAAGTCTGTTATATAGCTCTTCTGATACCCTTCCTGAGCAAAGCGCTAAGCCAGGAGCGGTTGCGAAGCTGGGTCACGGAGATGCCATTCATGTAGCTACTATCATTCCGGATAGACCGGGTCAGGAAATATTTATGGTTCATGAAGGTGGCACGTGGGCTCCATATGGCTATGCATTGCGTCAAGCGGAGGATGGAAGGGTCCTCTATGGCGAGTACAGTGGCTACGATACTGGTAGAGGCATGATTGGAGACGTTATACCTGGACAAAGAGGATTAGAAACGTGGGCAGAAGGCTTATTTACAGCCGAAGGTACCAAGATGAGTAAAGAGATGCCTGGTACGAATATGAGTATTCGTTGGAAGGGCGATATGAGTACGCAAATCATTGAAGGTGCTCAAGGTGATGCCCCAGTTATCATGGATTGGCTAAGAGGCGAACAGCTAAAAGCAGAAGGTACAGTAACGAACAATGGAACAAAAGGGAATCCTGGACTAGTAGCTGATCTGTTTGGAGACTGGAGGGAGGAACTACTTGTCCCTTTAAAAGACAGCTCTGCTATCCGTATTTTTACAAATACAGAAATAACGGATAGAAAGATGTACACGTTAATGCATGATAGTCAATATCGAGCAGGTACAGCTAATCAGAATATTTGTTACAATCAGCCAGCATACCCCTCCTTTTATTTTGCATCGGATATAGATTGGGGGAATGTACCAATTCCTCGCGTTACTTTACCAAGATCTAAGGAAAAGGAGTGA